tttttcctcttgattttcaaaaaatatacaagtataaGTATAACATTCAACGGGGAAACACAACAGTTGACGTGATCTTACGCGACATTAGCGCTCTCAAGAAATCTAGCTATACAATCCGGCAGTTGTTGCAGCTGAAttcataacaaatataaaagtaaacaagaaatatttattctactATTGTGTTGTTGCCTACGTAAGTAAATAAATAGgcattactaattattattacactAGTTAGTAATTACCAATAATTAATAGTTgtctgtaaataaatattaaaataaattgatacatCATCAAACATGAtagttattaattgaaataattaaaaatatactgattattttattgtatactcaactgaatatataattataaatttgaatagtttttaattatcgGTAAGGGaatagtaattttatatttgctgTTACATATAATACTttctgaaataatataaaaataaaatattaatacgaATTCCCATGACTCAATCTACATTTTACATTATACTCAGAAGATAATTAgtagtttttcattaatttataaatttataagtaaagttagaattaataactatattcatttaatatttattccactctattaataatgattaaataataagagtCAAAAGAGAAGggctttaaaaatgtaaaagttaaTTTGATTGATGAAATTAAATCTATTATGCAGAATGTTTTCATTATTGTCATTAAGaaaacaaactatattttctaataatatcttctattctttatttttaggttTTCCGGtcttaagttattattaaaatgccTTACGGAACAGGAGGATATCTCCCTCGAAAAAggtaaattacatattatataattatattatttcatcaactattttataataatagtccAACAGTTGCTCAATCAGTAAGATGCCAAAAATGTTTGGAACACGGACATTGGACTTATGAATGCAAGGGTGAGAGGAAGTATCTACATAGAGATTCTCGATccactaaattaaaaaagaagctgAAAGAAATAGAGAAAAGCGAAGATAAGGAGTCAACTGTATCCAAGAGGtatgtgaataaatatttcctcttgtatttgttatatcattttttttggttctgTATACGCAATAATtacatattgtaattaaa
The sequence above is drawn from the Lepeophtheirus salmonis chromosome 5, UVic_Lsal_1.4, whole genome shotgun sequence genome and encodes:
- the LOC121117801 gene encoding uncharacterized protein isoform X2; translation: MPYGTGGYLPRKSPTVAQSVRCQKCLEHGHWTYECKGERKYLHRDSRSTKLKKKLKEIEKSEDKESTVSKRQKRDSSSSSSSSSSSSSSSSSSSSSSSSSDSEKE